The genomic region CCCCGGACTCGAACAGGTCCTGGTCCGGGTCCGGATCGGTGCCGGTCTGCTTCGCGAGGTAGCCACATAGTTCCGCCTCGACGGCAGACCCACCGGCCTCGGCTGTTCGGTCAGCGCTCACGACAGTGCCCTTCCGTATGTGTAGAAGTCGCCCGTATAGAGAGGTGAGCGGATGACAAGGTTGTCAACGCCGATCAGATCGGCCATACGCAGGGGGTCGATGGCCGAAACAGCCCTGTATCAGGCGTCGCCAACGGCAGGGAACAAAAGGCATGAGGCATGCCCGCCGCCCAGTTTCAGGGCGCTGAAAGCACAGTGAAACCGCGCTGAATGCGCCCTGCCGCAATCTCCTCGGCATGACAACAACGACCTCGCACTCACTCGCCATCGCGGCCAAGGGGCTGCGCAAGGCCTACGGGGACAAGACGGTCCTCGACGGCATCGACCTGACGGTGCCGGCCGGGTCCGTGTTCGCGCTGCTCGGGCCGAACGGCGCAGGCAAGACCACCGCCGTCAAGATCCTCTCCACTCTCATCTCCGCCGACGTCGGCGACCTGCACGTCGGCGGTCACGACCTGGCCACCGACCCCCAGACCGTGCGCGCCATGATCGGCGTCACCGGGCAGTTCTCCGCCGTCGACGGGCTGATCACCGGCGAGGAGAACATGCTCCTCATGGCGGACCTGCACCACCTGTCCAAGCAGGAAGGGCGCCGGGTCGCCGCCGAACTCCTTGAACGCTTCGACCTCACCGAGGCCGCGAAGAAGCCCGCCTCCACCTACTCCGGGGGCATGAAGCGCCGCCTCGACCTCGCCATGACCCTCGTCGGTAGCCCGCGGATCATCTTCCTCGACGAGCCGACCACCGGACTCGACCCGCGCTCGCGCCACAACATGTGGGGGATCATCCGCGAGCTGGTCTCCGACGGCGTCACCGTCTTCCTCACCACCCAGTACCTGGAGGAAGCCGACGAACTCGCCGACCGCATCGCCGTGCTCAACGACGGCAAGATCGCCGCCGAGGGCACCGCCGACGAGCTCAAGCGGCTCATTCCCGGCGGACACGTCCGGCTCCGTTTCACCGATCCGGCCGCCTACCAGTCCGCCGCCGTCGCCCTGCGCGAAACCTCCCGCGACGACGAGGCGCTGTCGCTGAACATCCCCAGCGACGGCACCCAGCGCGAGCTGCGCTCCATCCTCGACTGGCTGGACTCGGCCGGTGTCGAGGCGGACGAGCTGACCGTGCACACCCCCGACCTCGACGACGTGTTCTTCGCCCTGACCGGCGGCACCGACACCCCCAACCAGTCCAAGGAGAACGCCCGATGAGCGCCCCCCTCGCCCCCACCCGCCCGACCCGGATCTCCCTCGCCGTCCGCGACTCGAGCACCATGCTGCGCCGCAACCTCCTGCACGCGTGGCGCTACCCGTCCGGGACCCTGAACCTGCTGCTCACGCCGATCATGCTGTTGCTGCTCTTCGTGTACATCTTCGGCGACGTGATGAGCACCGGCATCGGAGGCGCCGACCGCTCCGACTACATCGCCTACATCGTCCCGGGCATCCTGATGATGACCATCGGCGGCACCGTGATCGGGGCCGCGGTGCACGTCTCCATGGACATGAACGAGGGCCTCATCGCCCGCTTCCGCACGATGGCCATCCACCGCAGCTCCGTGCTCGTCGGGCACGTCGTCGGCAGCGTGCTGCAGTGCTTGATGAGCGTGGTCCTCGTCGGTGCAGTCGGCGTGGCCATCGGCTTCAGGTCCGCGGACGCCACGGCCTTGGAGTGGATCGCTGCGTTCGGGCTGCTCGCGCTGTTCTCCCTGGCGCTCACCTGGATCGCGGTCGGGATGGGCATGGCCAGCCCGAACGCCGAGGCGGCTGCCAACAGCGCGCAGCCGCTGATCCTCCTCCCGCTCATCTCCAGCGCCTTCATCCCGGCCGACACCATGCCGGGCTGGTTCCAGCCGATCGCCGAGTACCAGCCGTTCACCCCGGCCATCGAGACCCTGCGCGGCCTGCTGCTCGGCGCCGAGATCGGCAACAACGGGTGGATCGCGATCGCCTGGTGCGTCGGCCTGACCGCGCTCGGCTACCGCTGGTCGACGGCGTCGTTCAACCGCGACCCGAAGTAACCGCCATGACAGTGCGGGCCGCCTCCCGCAACTCGTCCCGCCCCAGGGCGGCGTACTCCGACACCGCGTCGGCGTACGCCGCCCCGTCGGCGTTCTCGGCCGCCTGCCGGGCGCGCGTCGCCGACATCGTCGGCTGGAACTCCCGCAGCACGCCGAGCCGTTCGGCCAGCGCGATCATACGTACGGCACTGGTGTCGCCGGATGCGAGCCCTGTCATGCCGAGGGCATGCAGCACTGTGCCGAACAGGGGGAGTTCGGCGGGCGAGCCGACCGGATCGGAGAGCAACGTCCGCAGCCGCTGTCGCAGTCGGCCGACCGCCTCCGCGACCAGCCCGAGCCGGTCGGCATACGCGTGCGCCGTCACCGCCACCGACTGGATCACGAGCACCCACGGGTCGAGCCCGGCGTCGTCGCCGCCGCGCGGCGGACCGGCCGCGAGCATGCGCTCCATGGTGCCGCGCCACAGGCCGAGCCCGACCTCCGTCAGCCCGCGGGCGAGCGCGAGCTCGGCGCGCCCGCAGAGGTCGAGCCGGTAGAAGTCGTCCTGCTGCGGGGCGTTGTCGCTCTCCGCCTGTTGCAGCCAGTACTCGGCCTCGTCGGGATCGCCGCGTTGCAGACAGGCGATGACGAGGAGCGAGCGGATACCGATGTAGTCGTGCCCGTCGCCGAGCCGCGGCAACTCCCTGAGGGCCGCCTTGAGATGCTCGTACGCCTCCTCGCCCCGCTCCGTCCGCAAGCACAGCTCGCTCAGCCGGGAATGCACCATGAGCTGCACGGACGGATTGTCGACCGGCGCAAGTCCGGCGACCGACCGGCGGGCCGAGACGAGCGCGCGGTCGATGTCGTGCTCGAACTCCCAGACATAGCAGGCGACACACTCGGCGATGCCGGAGAGCAGCGGCTGCTCGCTGTCGCAGAGCCCCCGCATCACGTGGTAGTCGGGAGGCCGTATCTCGGGGGTCGCGCTCAGCACGACCGCGGTGGCGCGCATCAGCGTGTCCGGCGGGGCCGGAGGCAGCCGCCGGAGGGTGACGAGCTGGCGTATGGCACGCGGGCCGGGGCCCATGAACACGGTCGCCGTGCCCAACACCGCGGCGGTGCGGGCGACTTCGACGTACGCCGGTTCGGGGCGGTAGTGCGACAGCGGCGGGCCGGTGTCCTCGGTGAGGGCGGTAAGGCGGGGGAAGTTGGTGCCGGTGGACCACAGAGCGGCGAGGACGGCGGTGACGGCGGCGGTGGCGGGACCGTCCGCACGGGCCAGTGCGTACCGCAGGGCGAGTACGAGGTTGTCCTGCTCGGCCTTGATCCGTTCCCAGGAGGCCCGCGCATCCGAGCCGAAGAGCACGTCGTGGTACGCGACCCCGAAGTCCCGCGCCCAGGCGAGGAATCGGCCGACGGCTTCGTCCTCCTCGCCCGCCTCCGCACGCCGGGCCGCGCTGAACTCCCGTACGGTTTCCAGCATTCGGAACCGCACGCCTGCCGGGGTGTCGGCGACGGTGAGCAGCGACTGACCGGCCAACTGTTCCAGCAGGAACAGCGCGTCCTCGCCGAGCACCTGCTCCGCCGCTTCGCCGGAGAAGCCGCCGGGGAAGACGGACAGCGTGCGCAGCGCGGTCCTGGCGTCCTCGGCGAGCAGGTTCCAGCTCCACTCCACGACCGCGTGCAGCGTGCGGTGGCGCTCCGGCGCGTCCCGCGCCCCGCCGCGCAACAGCGCGAACCGGTCGCCGAGACGGCGGGCGATCTCCGGCACGGACAGCACCCGTACCCGCGCCGCGGCCAGCTCCACGGCGAGCGGTAGCCCGTCGAGGTGGCGGCACAGCCCGTCCACCGCGTCCGGCGGCAGCTCCACGCCGGGCCGCGCGGCCCGGGCCCGCTGCGTGAACAGCTCGACCGAGGTGTCGAGGCCAAGCTCCGGCAGCGCGTACACCGCCTCCGATGTGAGGCCCAGCGGGGCCCGGCTGGTGGCGAGCACCTGCAGGTCCTTCGAGGACGAGACCAGGGCCTGCACGAGGTCCGCGGCGCCCCGGATGACCTGCTCGCAGTTGTCCAGCGCCAGCAGCGCGGGCCCGGAGCCGAGCACACCGAGGATGCCGGTCACCGGGTCGGCCGGGGCGTTGCCGCTCACGGCGCCGGACCGTCCCTCGCCCGCGCCGAGCGCGGAGGCCACCTCCACTGCCACGTCCGCGTCCGCGGTGACGCCGGCGAGCGGCACGAAATACACCACCCGCTGCTCGGCCCGGCGGCTGACGGCGTACGCGAGCCGGGTCTTGCCGAGGCCGCCGGGCCCGACGACGGTGACGGCGCGGGAGGCGTGCAGCAGCCGTTCCACCTCGGCGATGTCCTCGTCCCGCCCGAGGAGCGGATTCGGCTCGTGCGGCACACCGTGCCGGACCACGGGCGCCTCTCCGCTCAGCAACTCCCGCTGTACGGCCTTGAGTCCGGCGCCGGGATCGGTGCCGAACTCGTCGCGCAGCTCACGGCGGTATGCCTCGTACCGGATCAGCGCGGCGGACGGGCCCGCCGTCGCCGACTCGCCGCGCAGCAGCTCGGTGAGCACTTCCTCGTCGCGCGGATGCTCCGCGGCGGCCACGGCCAGTGGCCCGGCCGCCTCGGAGTGCCGCCCCAGCCGGGCGAGCGCGAGCGCCTGCGCGCGTACGAGCGTGCCGCGGACGGGGGCGCGCTCGGTGCGCAACGCGGCTACGGGGTCGTCGTCCCCATCGGGATCGGGGGTGCCCTCCCACAGGGCGAGTCCGGCCTCGGCGGCGGCCAGCGATCCCGCGTGGTCCCCGGCCCTGGCCCGGTCAGCGCTCGCGGCGGCGTGCAGCAGCAGGGCGGAGCTGTCGACCTGGTCCTCGGCGAGGGCGAGCCGGTATCCGGTCGGCGTGCTGACGAGGACATCGGCGTCCAACTGCGCCCGCGCCCTGGACACGAGTACCTGCACAGCTTTTCCCGGCCGCTCCGGCAACTCGTCCGGCCACAGCCCTGCCACCAGCCGCTCGGTGCTGCAGCCCGCGCGCAAGTCGCCCGCGAGCAGCGCGAGGAGACCACGGAGCCGGGGTGCGGTGACTTCCCGTCCACGGTAGGCGACGCGCGGCAGCAGGGTCAGGTCGGTGGTCATCCGTGCAGATTAGCCAAGGGCTTGATCAGGTGTAGCCCCAGTGCAGCGCCTGGACGACGGCGTGCGCGATGGCGTCAATGAGGAGCCGGCCCCGCCGTGCTCGATGCTCCGCTGGACAGGCGGCTGAGCAATCCGTCCTGCTGTCCGGCGCGACGTGACACTCGGCGCCGATCATCGCGACCACGCGGTCGGATGCCCCTCGCACTGACCAGTGAATGGACAGCATTTGACCTGGTGGAACCGGTCCGCCGTACCTATTTTGATCTTGCGGGTGAGGGTGCCGATGGTCACCGGCGGGCCCGCGGCGTGAGCTACCCGCAAGAAGCCGGAAGGAACTGACTCATGACCAGCAACCGTCGCAGGACCTCTGCCGTCTCCGCCGCGCTCGTGGGTGGCGCCATGCTGATGACCGCGTGCCAGGGCACGGAAACGGACGCCGCGAAGAATGCGTCGTCCACTCCTGCCGGCGACTCTGCGACCGCTTCCGGCTCGGCCATCGTGGACGACGGTCGGAGCAGCGCCGAGGGCTCCGACGAAGAGGTTTCCGACGGAGAAGGCTCCGACGGAGGGCGCAAGGCCGTGCGGACCTGTGGCGCCAACGACATTTCCTGGAGTACCAAGTCCGAGACCCAGGCCGGGGGATACATCCTGATCACCGCGAAGGCCGAGTCAGGCATCACCTGCGCCCTGCCCGCGGCACTCCCGAGGGTGGACTTCGGGGCGGACGGCACCGAGGCGGGCCCGGCGGAGAAGTCCGTCGGTGGGCAGATCACGCTGAGCGGGGGAACCACCGCGTACGCCGGGGTGAACCCGAAGAGCGCCGACGGAGACGCGGGCAAGGAACTGGACAGGATCATCATCGCCATCGGCAACGACGATCCGAACCCGGTCTTCCTGCCGGTCGAAACCGTCACCGTCGATGACCCGATCGTCACCAACTGGCACACCTCCGCGGCGGATGTTCTTCGCGCCCTCCCCTGAACCGACTCATCGCCGTCTTCGGCTTCCGGCCTGCTTCGCAGCACACAGCGCCCGGTGGCGAAGCGCGCCGCCAGACGCAGCTTTCCGTACGGTGTCGAGCACCGGCTGGTCCGCCTCTGGCCGGACATCGGACATCGGACACCTGGCGGATCAGATCGCACGACGTGAGGCAGTAGGAGACAGGAAGTGGGAGACAGTGGGAGACCTGGCATTCGGGCCGGTGGCCGCGTCAGATTCGCGGGCTCAGACGTGCAGGGTGGGCCGGTAGGTGAGTTCTTGGGTGTGGCCGTCCAGCGTCCGGTGCTCGATCAGTTCGAGGTCGAAGTCGGCCGCACCCTGGAAGATCGGGTCCAGCCCGGTCCGGCCGGTGATCACAGGGAAGAGCGTCACCTGGACGCGGTCGACCAGACCGGCGGCCATCAGCGCCCGGTTCATCGACAGGCTGCCGTGCGAGCGCAACGGCACCTCGGACTCCTTTTTGAGCCGGGCGACGACGTCGACGGCGTCGCCGCTCACGACCTCCGCATCCGGCCAGTCGAGGGATCCTTCCAGTGTGGTCGACACCACCGTGGCCGGCAGGCTCCTCATCCGGGTGACCCATGGGTCGCGCACCTCGGACTCCTCGGTGCTTGAGGCCAGCATCCGCGCGAACGCCCGATACGTGTTGGCCCCGAAGACCATCCGCTGCTCCTCGTCGTACAGGGCGAGGCGGTGGTCGAGCAGCTCGGGGCCCTGCTTGCCCCAGTAGCCGGTCCAGTCGCCGCCGGCGGCCCCGAAGCCGTCGAGGCTGGAAAAGACGTCGAAGGTGTAGCTGGCGGTCATGATGCTCTCCTTGGGCGTGGTTGATTGAGTACGTGGATACAGACCTGAATCCACGGCGAAACTCATCGCCATCTTGGCCCGAGGACGGATTCCGCGGACTACCGCGTCGGCTCCCGACGATCCGTCCCGTTGTTCGCGAGACCCGTTACTGGTGAGAAACGGGAGCCGGTTGAGCGCGAAACATGTATCGCTCAGGTTTGTCCGTATCTGCGAGGGCGTCGTCCTGCGCGCGTGACATACAGGAGGGCCGTGAGCATGCCACCCCATTCATTGTCTCTCCGGTGAACCCGGCCTGATGGCGCTGCTGACGGCGACCGAGGCAGTCGTAGAACAAAGCCGCGGAGAGGTGGGCGGCGGGCTCATGGTCACCGCCATGGCCGTCATGCTCGCTCTGCTCTGGTGGTGACGTCGTGGGGGAGTGTGCCCGCTCTCAAGTCGCGGGCGCTGCAAGGGAGTTGGGACGTAGGGGTTGCGGCCGGGGGAGGCCGCATTGCAGCCCTGGGAAATTCGACCCTGTTGCTCTGGATCTCGATGTGCAAGGATTGGATCCACAGATTGGATCCAAGTAACACTCAATCGGATGCACGAGGTGAGCGATGCTGAGACGCGAGGACAACGAGCGCGTTACGCGCACCGGCCCGGGCACCCCCCTCGGACAGCTCATGCGCGCCTACTGGCAGCCCGTCGCCCTCGTCTCGGAGATGTCCGACGAACGACCGGTCAAGGCGATCCGGATCATGGGCGAGGACCTGGTCCTCTTCCGGCGGGACGACGGCCCCGCATCCAACGGTCCCGCATCGGACCTGCCCGCATCGGACGGCGACGAGACGGTACGCCCTCAGAGCTCAGCCGGGGCCGGGCCCGTGGCCGGCCCGTGGGGCCTGGTCGGCCGGTACTGCGCCCACCGGGGTGTCGACCTCTCCTACGGACGCCGGGAGAACGGCGGACTGCGATGCCTCTACCACGGGTGGCTGTACGGCCCGGACGGCCGCTGCCTGGAGCAGCCCGCGGAACCCGAGCACAGCAACTTCGCCGCCAAGGTGCGTATCCCGAGCTACCCCTGCGTGGAGCGCAACGGCATCGTCTTCGCCTACCTCGGCACCGGTGCCCCGCCGCCCTTCCCGGCGTACGACTGCTTCCGCGCTCCCGAGGAGTACACCTTCGCCTTCAAGGGCTGGTGGGAGTGCAACTGGCTGCAGGGCGTGGAAGGCGGGATCGACCCGAGCCACGTCTCCTTCCTGCACCGCTTCGTCGGCGAGGACCCGCGCGAGGTGTACGGGCAGCAGTTCAGCGAGGAGGTGGAGGGCACCGGGAAGAAGCTCTCCGAACTGGTCGGCGACAACTTCCGGCCGGACATCGAGGTGGAGAGCGCCGAGCACGGCCTGCGGGTCTTCGCGCTGCGCGAACTCACCGAGGACGTCAGGCATGTACGGATCACCAACCTGGTGTTCCCCAATGCCTTCGTGGTGCCCTTCGGCAACGGCAAGGTCTTCTGCCAGTGGCACGTCCCGATCGACGACGAGAACCACTACTGGTTCATGATCCTCTACGACTTCGAAGAGGTCACCGACAAGGACACGTTGCTGGCACAGCGCCTCGCTGAGGTCTCGCTCCCCGACTACCGGCCGCTGCGCAACCGCTCGAACGACTGGGGCTTCGATCCCAAGGAGCAGCGGGAACTCACGTACACCGGCATGGGGTTGGACATCAACGTCCATGACCAGTGGGCGGTGGAGAGCATGGGGCCCGTCCAGGACCGGACCGTCGAGCGGCTCGGCGTGTCCGACCGTGCCGTGACCGCCAACCGCAGACTGCTGCTCAAGGCGATCACCTCGTTCGAGAGCGGTCATCCGGTGCCCGGTCTGCCGATCGACGCGCGGGCGGCCGAGGAGCTGACCGGGCCCCTGGCCATCGACACCATCACGCCCACGGACGGCTGGGAAGAGGCCTGGCGGCGACGGGAGTCGGAGCGGCGCGCGCGGTCGCCGTGGGCCGGGCGGGAGGTGACCGGTGCGCAGCGCTGACGAGAGGCCGCGGGCGCACGGCGGCGACGGACCCGGCGCTCGCCCGCTGGCCTCCGCCGCAACCGGCGGCTTCGTCGAGCGGCACGGCCTGTGGGACGAGCGGCAGCACGTGGCCGCCGGACACTTCCGCCGGGTGATCGACGAACTCGGCCTGGACAAGGTGCGGTTCTCCTTCGCCGACCAGCACGGCGTGCTGCGAGGCAAGACCCTGACCAGGGAGGCGGTGCCCGGCGCCCTGCGCTCGGGAGTCACCGCGCCGTCCTCCTTGTTGTTGAAGGACACCTCCGGCCGGACCGTCTTCCCCGTCTTCTCGGGCGGCGACGGCTTGGCCGGCGGTCGCTTCGCCGGGGTCGGTGACATCGTTCTGGTGCCGGACATGACGACGTTCCGGGTACTGCCGTGGGCCGAGCGGACCGGCTGGATCCTGTGCGACCTCTACCACCCCGACGGCACCCCAGCGGCGTTCTGCTCACGCGGTCTGCTGCGCGGCAGGCTGGCCGCGCTGGCGGACGCGGGGTACGACCTCACGGTCGGTGTGGAGCTGGAGTTCCACGTATACCGTCCCGCCGCGGAAGGGGCCGCGTCGGTGGGCGTGGGACGGCCGGGCGCACCCGGCCCGGCACCGGAGGTGGCGCCGCTGAGCAGCGGCTCGCAGCTGCTGCACGAGGAGGGTCTGGACCGGCTCGACGACCTGGTGGACCTGCTGTACCGCGGGCTCACCGGACTCGATCTGCCGTTGCGTTCCCTGGAGTTGGAGTTCGGGCCCAGCCAACTGGAGCTGACCCTTGACGCGCGGGACGCGGCGCAGGCCGCGGACGACGCGCTGCTGGCTCGTGCGGCGGTGCGGCAGATCTGCCGCAGGAACGGCTACCACGCGACGTTCATGTCCCGTCCCGCCACGGCGGAGACCGCGTCGAGCGGATGGCACCTGCACCAGTCGTTGCGCCACCGGGCGACCGGTGAAGCCGCCTTCGACCCGGCGCCCGATCCGGTGCCCGGCTCGGTGTCCGGCTCGGTGTCCGACTCCGCGCCGGGGGAGCCGCTGTCCCCGGTGGCCCGGCACTACCTCGCCGGGCTGCTGGAACACGCGCCCGCCGCCACCGTCTTCACCACACCCACCGTCAACGGATACAAGCGGTACCTGCCGATGTCCCTGGCTCCCGACCGGGTCGTGTGGGGCATCGACAACAAGGGCGCCATGGTGCGGGTCGTCGGTG from Streptomyces sp. NBC_00878 harbors:
- a CDS encoding ATP-binding cassette domain-containing protein, with protein sequence MTTTTSHSLAIAAKGLRKAYGDKTVLDGIDLTVPAGSVFALLGPNGAGKTTAVKILSTLISADVGDLHVGGHDLATDPQTVRAMIGVTGQFSAVDGLITGEENMLLMADLHHLSKQEGRRVAAELLERFDLTEAAKKPASTYSGGMKRRLDLAMTLVGSPRIIFLDEPTTGLDPRSRHNMWGIIRELVSDGVTVFLTTQYLEEADELADRIAVLNDGKIAAEGTADELKRLIPGGHVRLRFTDPAAYQSAAVALRETSRDDEALSLNIPSDGTQRELRSILDWLDSAGVEADELTVHTPDLDDVFFALTGGTDTPNQSKENAR
- a CDS encoding ABC transporter permease, which gives rise to MSAPLAPTRPTRISLAVRDSSTMLRRNLLHAWRYPSGTLNLLLTPIMLLLLFVYIFGDVMSTGIGGADRSDYIAYIVPGILMMTIGGTVIGAAVHVSMDMNEGLIARFRTMAIHRSSVLVGHVVGSVLQCLMSVVLVGAVGVAIGFRSADATALEWIAAFGLLALFSLALTWIAVGMGMASPNAEAAANSAQPLILLPLISSAFIPADTMPGWFQPIAEYQPFTPAIETLRGLLLGAEIGNNGWIAIAWCVGLTALGYRWSTASFNRDPK
- a CDS encoding BTAD domain-containing putative transcriptional regulator codes for the protein MTTDLTLLPRVAYRGREVTAPRLRGLLALLAGDLRAGCSTERLVAGLWPDELPERPGKAVQVLVSRARAQLDADVLVSTPTGYRLALAEDQVDSSALLLHAAASADRARAGDHAGSLAAAEAGLALWEGTPDPDGDDDPVAALRTERAPVRGTLVRAQALALARLGRHSEAAGPLAVAAAEHPRDEEVLTELLRGESATAGPSAALIRYEAYRRELRDEFGTDPGAGLKAVQRELLSGEAPVVRHGVPHEPNPLLGRDEDIAEVERLLHASRAVTVVGPGGLGKTRLAYAVSRRAEQRVVYFVPLAGVTADADVAVEVASALGAGEGRSGAVSGNAPADPVTGILGVLGSGPALLALDNCEQVIRGAADLVQALVSSSKDLQVLATSRAPLGLTSEAVYALPELGLDTSVELFTQRARAARPGVELPPDAVDGLCRHLDGLPLAVELAAARVRVLSVPEIARRLGDRFALLRGGARDAPERHRTLHAVVEWSWNLLAEDARTALRTLSVFPGGFSGEAAEQVLGEDALFLLEQLAGQSLLTVADTPAGVRFRMLETVREFSAARRAEAGEEDEAVGRFLAWARDFGVAYHDVLFGSDARASWERIKAEQDNLVLALRYALARADGPATAAVTAVLAALWSTGTNFPRLTALTEDTGPPLSHYRPEPAYVEVARTAAVLGTATVFMGPGPRAIRQLVTLRRLPPAPPDTLMRATAVVLSATPEIRPPDYHVMRGLCDSEQPLLSGIAECVACYVWEFEHDIDRALVSARRSVAGLAPVDNPSVQLMVHSRLSELCLRTERGEEAYEHLKAALRELPRLGDGHDYIGIRSLLVIACLQRGDPDEAEYWLQQAESDNAPQQDDFYRLDLCGRAELALARGLTEVGLGLWRGTMERMLAAGPPRGGDDAGLDPWVLVIQSVAVTAHAYADRLGLVAEAVGRLRQRLRTLLSDPVGSPAELPLFGTVLHALGMTGLASGDTSAVRMIALAERLGVLREFQPTMSATRARQAAENADGAAYADAVSEYAALGRDELREAARTVMAVTSGRG
- a CDS encoding DUF4232 domain-containing protein is translated as MTSNRRRTSAVSAALVGGAMLMTACQGTETDAAKNASSTPAGDSATASGSAIVDDGRSSAEGSDEEVSDGEGSDGGRKAVRTCGANDISWSTKSETQAGGYILITAKAESGITCALPAALPRVDFGADGTEAGPAEKSVGGQITLSGGTTAYAGVNPKSADGDAGKELDRIIIAIGNDDPNPVFLPVETVTVDDPIVTNWHTSAADVLRALP
- a CDS encoding dihydrofolate reductase family protein, translated to MTASYTFDVFSSLDGFGAAGGDWTGYWGKQGPELLDHRLALYDEEQRMVFGANTYRAFARMLASSTEESEVRDPWVTRMRSLPATVVSTTLEGSLDWPDAEVVSGDAVDVVARLKKESEVPLRSHGSLSMNRALMAAGLVDRVQVTLFPVITGRTGLDPIFQGAADFDLELIEHRTLDGHTQELTYRPTLHV
- a CDS encoding aromatic ring-hydroxylating dioxygenase subunit alpha gives rise to the protein MLRREDNERVTRTGPGTPLGQLMRAYWQPVALVSEMSDERPVKAIRIMGEDLVLFRRDDGPASNGPASDLPASDGDETVRPQSSAGAGPVAGPWGLVGRYCAHRGVDLSYGRRENGGLRCLYHGWLYGPDGRCLEQPAEPEHSNFAAKVRIPSYPCVERNGIVFAYLGTGAPPPFPAYDCFRAPEEYTFAFKGWWECNWLQGVEGGIDPSHVSFLHRFVGEDPREVYGQQFSEEVEGTGKKLSELVGDNFRPDIEVESAEHGLRVFALRELTEDVRHVRITNLVFPNAFVVPFGNGKVFCQWHVPIDDENHYWFMILYDFEEVTDKDTLLAQRLAEVSLPDYRPLRNRSNDWGFDPKEQRELTYTGMGLDINVHDQWAVESMGPVQDRTVERLGVSDRAVTANRRLLLKAITSFESGHPVPGLPIDARAAEELTGPLAIDTITPTDGWEEAWRRRESERRARSPWAGREVTGAQR
- a CDS encoding glutamine synthetase family protein, which codes for MRSADERPRAHGGDGPGARPLASAATGGFVERHGLWDERQHVAAGHFRRVIDELGLDKVRFSFADQHGVLRGKTLTREAVPGALRSGVTAPSSLLLKDTSGRTVFPVFSGGDGLAGGRFAGVGDIVLVPDMTTFRVLPWAERTGWILCDLYHPDGTPAAFCSRGLLRGRLAALADAGYDLTVGVELEFHVYRPAAEGAASVGVGRPGAPGPAPEVAPLSSGSQLLHEEGLDRLDDLVDLLYRGLTGLDLPLRSLELEFGPSQLELTLDARDAAQAADDALLARAAVRQICRRNGYHATFMSRPATAETASSGWHLHQSLRHRATGEAAFDPAPDPVPGSVSGSVSDSAPGEPLSPVARHYLAGLLEHAPAATVFTTPTVNGYKRYLPMSLAPDRVVWGIDNKGAMVRVVGARGEGGARLENRSGEPAANPYLYIASQVVSGMDGMARRLDPGPPTTDPYDTGARGLPGSLGQALNALDADPVFAKALGQDVVSWFTTIKRAEFARYLAHVSDWEQREYFDLV